From Deinococcus aquaticus, one genomic window encodes:
- the tmk gene encoding dTMP kinase, with protein sequence MTGTATHPSGGLFISFEGPEGAGKSTQLARLATQLQAHGRAHTVTREPGGTPLGLRVREVLLDPALTIDPLPEFLLYSASRAQLVRNVIRPALERGGVVICDRYADSSLAYQGGGRGLNADLLGQITREATGGLTPQLTVLLDLDPAVGLERAARRGQPDRLEQADLDFHRRVRQAFLTLAAAEPARFLILDATQDEDTLADLIWQAAQARLP encoded by the coding sequence GTGACCGGGACTGCGACCCACCCGTCCGGCGGTCTGTTCATCTCCTTCGAGGGCCCCGAGGGCGCGGGCAAGAGCACGCAACTGGCCCGCCTAGCCACGCAGTTACAGGCTCACGGGCGGGCGCACACCGTCACCCGCGAACCCGGCGGCACCCCCCTGGGCCTGCGGGTGCGCGAGGTGCTGCTGGACCCGGCCCTGACCATCGATCCCCTGCCGGAATTCCTGCTGTACTCGGCCAGCCGCGCCCAGCTGGTCCGCAACGTCATCCGTCCGGCCCTGGAGCGCGGCGGGGTCGTCATCTGCGACCGCTACGCCGACTCCAGCCTCGCGTACCAGGGCGGCGGACGCGGCCTGAACGCCGACCTGCTCGGGCAGATCACGCGCGAGGCGACCGGCGGGCTCACGCCACAACTGACGGTCCTGCTTGACCTCGACCCGGCCGTGGGCCTGGAACGCGCCGCCCGGCGCGGGCAACCCGACCGGCTGGAACAGGCGGACCTGGACTTTCACCGCCGGGTCCGGCAGGCCTTCCTGACCCTGGCGGCCGCCGAACCGGCCCGCTTCCTGATCCTGGACGCCACGCAGGACGAGGACACCCTGGCGGACCTGATCTGGCAGGCCGCCCAGGCCCGCCTGCCCTGA